From Felis catus isolate Fca126 chromosome B4, F.catus_Fca126_mat1.0, whole genome shotgun sequence:
GGTAGACCTATATGCTGATGTGGAAAAATATCCAAGGTACTTTATACAATGAAAATAGCAAGTGCAGAACAATATGTAGAGTAtgattctggttttttttccaAAGGGGATGGTCAGATACTTTTATGTGCCAGGAAACTTTCTGGAAGGATATGTAAGAAACTGTTAATAGAGGTCACCTCGGGGAGGGAGAATGAAGAGTGGGCATGGGAGGTTGAGGAGTTAACACTacattttcccctctttcttacAATTTGGATGTCTTACcattagctttattatttttataaaaccttattaaaggatatgatgtTGGCTATCGATTTAGTATTTACTAagacgtttttaaaaattttgttgttgttttaatcagAAGTGTTAAGACTTTTATCATCTATTAAGATAGGATGTTTTTCATCTGTGACCTAAATGTATGAcgttatttctattattttcctattattaaaATTCCTCGCATTTCTAGAATAAAAGCTACCTGATCATGTTAAAAATGAACTTCATtgaatttatttaactttctttttttttcctaagattttattttttttaagtaatctctacacccaacctggggcttgagctcacaagcctgagatcaagagttgcacgctctaccaactgaaccagccaggtagGTGCCCCTAATTTGCTCATATATTCAAGGAGAATTTGGTATTGAATTTCATAtgagtttgtattttttgagtgtttttgtaATATTTGATAGGCTTTACAATAATTATATTTGCTTCATAAAATGGGTTAAATTTTTACATCTTTATGCATTTACAAAGTCCTTCGAAATTTGCAATGATTTGCCTACAGGGCTGAgccttttttgatttcttctccaattctgatctacttattttcttctatttcttgattCAGTTTGGGTGATTTatgtttttccagaaaaaaatgtattagctcATAGCTAACTATACATAGTATtctcatataattaaaaaaaacaaaaccaaaaatttttcCATAGCTATTAtatctttctcttcttaaaaatttgtATCTCCTCTTTCTTAAATAGATTTGccagatatttctctttcttcctatttttttcctaagaaattaCTTTTAGAATTGATTCcataattgttttttgttgttttctaattcACTGATTTCTCCTTCAATCCTTCCTTAATTCTCCTTTtctcaaagtttaattttttataagtatTACTAAGTTCACTTAGTTCTATTCGTTCTTGTTGGATTTCCCCCTGCTAAACAGCGTTCCTAAGGTTGGTATAGTTTCAAAGGACTTTTgggtatttctaaaaattaaatccaCTCTTAGAGGAGGAAGTTTTTCTATCACTGATGTGAtgatggcatttaaaaaaatgtgactcCGTCCCTTGTGGCAAAtttctaaagaattttttaaatgtttgactaATGGAAATACAATTGCAGCAAGCTTGTGGCCCATTCTGAAGGGGCCAACACCTCTTTGTACATCTAAAACCGGTACATTTGCCTTTGCTAGAACATTATCTACCCtcataaatttgaaaagaacCAAGTGACAGGATTTAAAGAGTAGCTCTCACCATTTGCTTAATGGGATGTCCTCTCACACTGCAAGCTGTAaccaaaggtatttttaaatgatttttcgtTTGGTGAAAATGTGTTCAAACGCCTTCCGCGTCAGCCTGGTTTCTTACTTGCTTGTAATTGAAGTTAGTGTCAAATAAAACTGCAGATTTTTCAAATGCAAAGGTTAAAAAGTGTTCACGTGAAAGGGTGACAAAGTGTTCTCTGCAAAAACCAATTCACTATCATGATGTAGATGAaggcagaacatttttttaaaacaacttttaacaCTCTGATAGGCCAGATTATAAGCagtaaaaagaagtaataaaaaataatgtgccTAGAGAAACGTAGATTTGCAGGTGTGACCTTTGCCAGCATAGGTAGCAGATCATCAGATCCACGTGTTTGTAGATTATGTAACAGTATTTAAATGGCCAGGAAAGGAAGAATTTTGTGGTCAAGAAGGTAGAAATGTCCTTTttaaagttgcattttttttttaaacattttttatttatttttgggacagagagaggcagagcatgaacgggggaggggcagagagagagggagacacagagtcggaaacaggctccaggctccgagccatcagcccagagcctgacgcggggctcgaactcacggaccgcgagatcgtgacctggctgaagtcggacgcttaaccgactgcgccacccaggcgccccagaaatgtcCTTTTTAAAGGATGAACCTGGCCAGTCCCATCTCAAATAACTGTTGACCAAGTTACAGATGGTTGGCAAGGCAGGtcggaggaaaacagaaaaggtcTGACAGAGTTGCAATAAACAGGCCAAAAGCAAGTGGCTGTTATCATTAAAAATGCGAACTTATTGAAGTCTTCAATACttaaaataatgcaaagaaaATCCGTTTTGAAAGCATTCCTGAAAAAATTGCTTTAAAGGCTTTTACCTAAAATTTTAGGAAAGACAGAGAACATGGCTTTACgaataaactaaaaacatataACTAGACACACCCCCAGTGAACAATTTTATGATCATGATGGAAAAcatgtttatacatatgtatacatacacatacacatacatgtatgtatatatacatgtatacatacgtgtatacatatatacatatacatacatgtatgtatatatatatatatatatatatatatatatatatttcttttgcacCTACttgcattttaagttttttaagcttccaaatgtttaaaacatATAAGTGACTGTACTCTAGGAATTTGCTCTTGAGACATTAAGGAACCactaaatgaaaaagcaaactttTATCTCTGTGGACTGCAAACAGAGGcgtgtatatataaatttatgtattcAGCATTGGTCTTAACTGGTTGCCTTTTAAAGCAATTTAGGGTTAACAGGACAGTAAGCCAGAGCCAAAAATAACCTCAATTTTGTTTGTTACTGTGGCTGTGAAATTTTCAGTAAAGCACAGACCTAAAGCCTAAATGCTGCTGAAGGATTACctagaaagcagagcctgaggccagGTTTAAGTGCTAAGATTTTATTAGGAGGTACAATCCCAGGGCAGCAAGGGCTGGGGGAAATGCAAAGAAAGCAAATACAAGGCAGCACATCACTGGGCTGACAACAACTTCACAAGAAAGTACAGCTGACTGCTCAGTCCCAAAGGAGGGCTTCCAGACAAACCATACAAAGCCATCCCATCTTGAGATCTTCTATGGAAAAATAGTTTACATGCTGCCTATTTCTTGCTTTCTGTCCTTTTTGGTGCAAGTTTGCCTCATGGAGCTCTAATGCCCCCACTCTCCTGGGTATGCCACATGACCTCTGCAGGCTATTGCCTGGGAAGCAAGAGCATGCTGAACCTCAAGGTTTTTCACCGGAATCTAGGACTGATGGGAGGAGCCAGAGCTTCCTAACCATCAAACCCGGGTATGAGAGAGGCAGTGCTGAAGCCTGACTCTCAACTAGAGGGCTGCTGTCCCAAGAAGCCACAGAAGCAGAGGCCAGGCCTCTGCATTTGAGCAAGAGGCtaaggggctgggggggggggggggggtggggatacTGAGCAAATCTGGGGAGTTGCAGAAACTGGGTCTGGTATCCTGTTCCTAGTGGTGGTGTTCACTGATTCTTAGGGGAGGAGGAGTCCCTCAATTCAGAGAGAGCACACATTTTAGGTCTCAGATTTTGTAAGCCAACGTGTCCCTTATTCCTCCACTCTCCCTAGACACTACTTtaactcttttctccccctttcttgaGGTGTAATTTGAATATACTACAATTCACCCATTTGGAGGCTACGGCGCGATAAACGCCAACTACATGTCTTACACCCACCATTCATTCCTATGAAGATGTGGGATtgttccatcacccccaaaagttccCATCCGCTCCTTTGTTCCATCCCAGGCAACTGCTTTCCGTCACCACAGTTTTGCCTCTTCTAGAATGTCACATACAGAATTATACAGACTGAGGCCATTCGTGTTTACCTTTTCCCCCCCCCAACTGCACAAGGTTTttcagctccatccatgttgctgcatgtATTAACGGTACGTCCCTCTTGCCTCTGTTTTGGAGAACTTCCCATGTGTGCCAAGGGTCGGGTACGTTTACCTGCAGTATCTCACCTGGAATGCTCACAACCATCCTGCTTCACCGTGGAGGGGCCCAAGGCTCAGGGAGCCCAGCCGTGGAGTCTGGGGAGGGGCCCCAGGCCGACTCCCGCCAGGCGATCAGCCCGGCGGCTCCGCACACCACGCTCCGGAGCCCGACCTGCGGCACCTGCCGTCCAGCTCCAGGGGGCGGATGGGGCCTGGCCTCGCACAGGCTGGGGCCGGACAGCTCGGGACTGAGGCCGCGCGGAGGCTCCCCGAGGTCGGAGCCCCCGGCCCAGCCGCCGGCCTCGGGGGAGCAGCCGGCCGCCGCTGAGCGGCCCGCCGCGGCCACTTCCACGAGCGGAGGCGGGACCGCCGCGGAGTTCCGGGGGCGCGGAGGGGCGGCCGCAGCTACCGCCACGACCGCGTCTCCGCGCGGGCCGCCGATCGGGCCGCGTGCCTGGGCGCTTCACCCCGCGCCGCCCCGGCGTTTCCCTCCGCGCGCGGACGGCGCTACTTCCCGCCTCGGCCACCGGGCGCGGGAGCCGGGTCGTCGGCGTGGGCGCGGCGCCAAGCGACGCCGCCGCGCTGCCCCCTCCGCCCGAGGGGCGACGGCGAAGCGCGCGGGCCTCCGCTTCCAGAGGTGGCCGCCGCGGCCCAGCCCCCAGAAGGGAACGGATGAGGTCGGCGGGCCGCGGTCGTTTCCCCCTCCGCGGCCGCGTCGCTACGATGCTATCTGGAGACTTCATCTTAGGGACGCAGTGGAAACAAAGATGATGGTGTTTTGCCCTGTGGCGTGGAGCGGCCCGCCCGCCGCTATTGTCTGGCTGCCTGACGGGCGCAGCAGCTCTATTTTTCTTACTCCGAACGTGGTTATTCGGGGGCAGCAGAGGGACTTACAAGGAGGCTTTGTCTGCAGTAAAAGAGCTGTTGCGAAACGGCCTCTCCTGAATGGCCGCCCGGCCGCCCTCAGCGGGGACCGCGCAGGGGACCGCTGgcgatttttttccccccatatcaattaaagaaaggaaaaaaaaatctgcattttcctCCCCACCTTTTTCATTCGAATTGGAGCCTGAGTGTCGGCCGCAGGAAAGAGCTGCCAGCCGCCTTAACTTCCTTGatctcctttaatattttattttttagctattctaattgttttggtttttttttttttttaatgtaatcgaGTGCTTTTTGAATCCCTAAACGGCCTCTGCTGTCTCAGAAATAATTGAATTGGAAAGCTGTGGAGGTGGGCGATGCTCACACGGACGGACGGATGGTTTGTTTTGTTGAACCCACCGTGGTGCCTCCGACCAGAAACAGACCCGGGTGAGGGTgtggagggaggcggggggggggggggcagggctgtgggaggttaaagttttgggggggggatcCCATAATCGTGTGATTTTTATGAACATCCACTGCAAATGCCAGGTGGGAGAAGGCGAGAGGCGACTAGACCCAAGAAAGGGGCTTCCGGTCCGCCACCTGCAAGgacaaaagagggaaggaagtaaGAGTATTTTTTGATAGCACCAGAAATTTACAACTTCTGCTTATCGCCCAtacccctccttttctttctcttcacagCATTTATAACCACCTGATAATGtgtatttcacatatttcttGGGTTCTCTCCCCACCTGATACAAACCTAGGAGAGCTGGGGGTTGCTGTG
This genomic window contains:
- the LOC111561444 gene encoding translation initiation factor IF-2-like, coding for MLTTILLHRGGAQGSGSPAVESGEGPQADSRQAISPAAPHTTLRSPTCGTCRPAPGGGWGLASHRLGPDSSGLRPRGGSPRSEPPAQPPASGEQPAAAERPAAATSTSGGGTAAEFRGRGGAAAATATTASPRGPPIGPRAWALHPAPPRRFPPRADGATSRLGHRAREPGRRRGRGAKRRRRAAPSARGATAKRAGLRFQRWPPRPSPQKGTDEVGGPRSFPPPRPRRYDAIWRLHLRDAVETKMMVFCPVAWSGPPAAIVWLPDGRSSSIFLTPNVVIRGQQRDLQGGFVCSKRAVAKRPLLNGRPAALSGDRAGDRWRFFSPHIN